DNA from Demetria terragena DSM 11295:
GTGAACCTGGCGGCGTCACTGGCGGCACAGGGCTTCTCGGTGGGAGTCGTCGACGCCGACATCTACGGGTTCTCGGTGCCCCGCATGCTCGGCGTTGAGCACAAGCCAACCCAGGTCGACGACATGATCCTGCCGCCGGTGAGCCACGACGTAAAGGTCATCTCGATCGGCATGTTCGTGCCGGGCAATCAGCCCGTCGTCTGGCGTGGACCGATGTTGCACCGCGCATTGCAGCAGTTCCTGGCCGACGTCTTCTGGGGCGATCTGGACATCCTGCTGCTGGACCTGCCGCCCGGCACCGGTGACATCGCGATCTCGGTTGCGCAATTGATCCCCGGAGCGGAGATCCTTGTCATCACCACGCCTCAGCAGGCCGCCGCGGAGGTCGCCGAACGCGCTGGCGCGATCGCGCTGCAGACCAAGCAGCGCATCGCCGGTGTCGTGGAAAATATGTCGTGGCTTGAACTCCCCGACGGGACGCGACAAGAGATCTTCGGTCGTGGCGGCGGTCAGGTCGTCGCAGATTCACTGACCCGCAGTGTCGGGGCCAATGTGCCGTTGCTGGGACAGATCCCGCTCGATACCCGCCTACGCGAGTGCGCTGATCGCGGTACACCCGTGGTCCTGGAGGACCCGACGAGCGCTGCGGCCGCTGCCCTCAACGGGATTGCGCGCTCACTGGGTACGCGCTCCCGCGGCTTGGCCGGACGATCGCTCGGGTTGACGCCCGCCGGACGCTAAGACCACTCAGCGGTCGGTCAGGTCGCCTCGACGTCCCACGGGGTCGCGCGATCGGGGTCGAAGCGAACCCCGTAGGTCGGACGCAGGTCCGGTTCGTGGGAGTCGTCATTCTCATGGAGTAGCGGCTCGACATCGGGCTCGATCGGTTCGACGGGATCGACGTCGGGCACCTCGGGTGGCGACTGTTGGCCCGGCTCGTCGAACAGTGCCTGACGCACAATCGCCCGCGGGTCATACTGCCGCGGGTCGTACTGGCGCCAATCAATGTCCTTGAAGTCGGGTCCCATCTGCTCTTCGAGCTGGGATTTGGCTCCCTCGGCCATACCGCGCGCTTGCCGAATCCAGTCGCGCAACTTGGCGATGTACTCGGGCAACTTGTCCGGCCCGATCAGAACCATCGCGAGCACGAGCAGGATCATGAACTCGGCGGTGTTCACACCGAAGATCTGCACCCAGGCCGTCCTCTCAGGTCATTCCGTCGCGCCGGTCAGCACGACATCGACAGTACGTTCTTTGTCCCCGGACCGTACCAACATGGAGACCGAGTCCCCGACCGCCTTCGAACGAATGGACACGATCAGCATGTCCGGGCTGGTGATCTTGCGGTCGCCGATGCGCAAGATGATGTCACCATTCTTGATGCCCGCCTTGTCCGCAGGCCCGCCCTCCGTCACGCCGGGATCGTCACCGACTTTTGCGCCTTCGCCGGTGTAGTTCAGGTCGAGCTGTGCGCCCAACTCCGGCCGGGAGACCTTGCCGGTGTTGATGAGCTGTTCGGAGGCGCGCTTGGCGGTGGTCGCGGGGATCGCAAAGCCCAGCCCGATATTGCCCTGGGACCCACTGGTTGAACCAGGAGTCCGTGCAATCGCGGTGTTGATGCCCATGACGCGCCCTTCCTCGTCGAGGAGCGGGCCACCGGAATTTCCCGGATTGATGGCGGCATCGGTTTGGATCGCGTTGATGTACGACGCCTGATCCTGGCTCTGCCCGGCCACGACCGGGCGGTCGAGTGCCGAGACGATCCCTGAGGTCACCGTGCTTTCCAAGCCCAGCGGCGCGCCGACTGCCACGACCGGGTCGCCCACCCGCACCTTGCTGGACTCGGCAAACGACAACGGCTTCAGACCCGTCTTGTCCACCTTGACCACGGCCAGGTCATAGGACGCATCCTGACCGATGATCTTGGCCGGCGCCTCACCGCCGTCCGCGAACACGGCGCGAATCGTCCCGCCTTTTGCGGCGGCAGCAACGTGATTGTTGGTCAGGATGTAGCCATCGGCTCGGATGACGAAACCCGAACCGCCTCCGGTGCGCTCGCCGTCACCCACCTTGAGGGTTACGACTCCGGGAAGGACCGACGCGGCCACCTTGCCCACGTCGATGGTGTCGGACACCGTGTCCGCCGAGCGCTCGCCACGATCGGCTAAGCGCGCGCCGCCGAACCCGCCCACAAGGCCCGCGAGAAGTCCGACGATCAAGGCGCCCACGACCAGCCAGCGGCCGCCGCCCCGAGGCTTCGGCGCGGGACTGACCGGCGCCCCAGGACCTACCGGTCCAGCACCACCTGGCCCGTGGCTGGGACTCGGCATGCCGGGACGGGGCGCGGGAGCAGGCGGCGCTGCAGGCGCAGGACGCCGAGGCGTCCGCCACCGGGGAGCGTGTGGAGCCTGCTGCTCTACCGGGGCCACCTGGGATTGCCGGTCGGTACGTTCCACGTTGAGCGGTGCAGTGAACTGATCCTCATCGCTCATGGTGCTGATTCTGCCTGGTCACGGGTCGCCGGGCGGCGTCAGGGACGCTTGATGGCGGCACCCGCTGAGGGGATCGGGACCGAGGCACGTGGCTGCGCGAACGAGGCGGACGCATCCAGGTCTGCTCGGCTCACCGCCGAAGTACCGACACCGCCAGAGGACACCACCGGACGAATCTGCACCTGGGCGGGCGCAACCCGGGGGTTCTGGCCTGGGCGGACCGGCGAGGACGACACGACAAGAGCGACACCGGCACACCCCACGACAGCCACCAGGGCGGCGGTGACCGAGGTCCGCGCCGAGTGATGCTGAGGTGGTGCGCCCTGGGTGACCAATGGCGGGCCCGCTGGCGGTCGCGGAATCGGCTCGTGGTCGGCAAGGCCGATGAGCCCATCGACCAAACTCTGGTGACGGACCGGATCCGGGTGGTGGCCACGCAACTGGTTGATCAGTCGCCGTTCTTGCTCCACCTCATGACGGCATAGGGCACACACCAGGAGGTGCTGATCGGCGCGGTGCGCGACGGGCGGATCCAACAGGTCATCGACGTAGTCGTGGACGAGGTCGCCGAGATGACCACCGGATTCCCGGTGGTCACGCAGGTACCGCGGCCCGACCGTCATGACGTGCCCGCCACCACCTGTCCGGTGGCGGCTTGGGCTGACATGGCCGGGAGGTTGGTTCGCCCAGCGCGGATGGCTGGGTCCCGATGCGCCAAGTCTGCGCGCAACTGCGCGCGGCCACGGTGGATGCGGGAGCGTACGGTGCCGAGCTTGATGCCCAGCGTGGCGGCAACCTCGTCGTAGGACAAGCCCTCGATGTCGCACAGCACCACTGCTGCCCGGAAGTCGGGCGAGAGTCCGTCGAGTGCGCGCTGCACGTCGTCGTCGAATTGCGCATCGGTGTAGGCCTGCTCGGGGCCGATCTCACGGCTGGGGAGACGCGCGGCAGCATCGTCGGCGAGCGCATCGAAACGGATGCGCTGCTTGCGGCGCATCTTGTCCAGGAAGACGTTGGTGGTGATGCGGTGCAGCCAGCCCTCGAACGTTCCCGGGCGGTAGGAGTGCAGTGACCGGAAGACCCGCACGAACACATCGTGGGTGAGGTCCTCCGCGTCGTGAACGTTTCCCGTCAGGCGGTACGCGAGGCGGTAGACGCGCGCTGAGTGCGTCGTCACGATCTCTTCCCACGTGGGCGGTTCCCACCCAGGTGGTGCCTCATCAGGGACTTCGGTGCGGGGTCGTCCGCGAAGGGGCTCGTTCATCAGGGATCCTCTCTCCCGCGACGCCCCCGCGTCGCGCTGGATCCCATCGTGGTGGAGCAACCTGGGTGTGTGCTGTGTCTTGGCTGTCTGCCCACCCAGCATCCGGACTGCCGACATCGCGCCGCGCGCGGATAGAGTCGGAGTCATGAGCACCATGAGACCCACAACGTGGGCCTACGCAGCAGAGTTCCCGATCGAACCGGAGCCCATCGAGGCCGCGCGCCTGCGTGGCGAAGAACTTGGCTGCACACCCGTCGATGCGGCCGTCGGGGCTACCCTCAGCGTTCTGGCTGCCGCGGCCGCGGCGCGCGCTGTGGTCGAAATCGGATCGGGCGCCGGCTCGTCGGGCCTCTGGCTGCTGCGCGGTATGCCCCGCGACGGGATCCTCACCACCATCGACATCAACGCCGAGCACCAGCGCGCGGCCAAGCAGGCATACACCGCGGCTGGCGTGCCCTCACAACGAGTCCGCGCGATTATTGGCTCGGCACTGGCCGTGCTGCCGCGGCTCGCTGACGGCGCCTACGACCTGGTTCTGGTCGATGGCCACAAACCGGAGTACCCCACCTACGTCGAAGAGGCGATTCGGCTGCTGCGCCCGGGAGGCGTCCTGGTCTGCGACAACATGCTGTGGCATGACAAGGTGGCCGATCCGGCCGTACGCGACGACACCACAGTGCTCTTGCGGGATCTCGGCAAACAACTGCGTGCCGACGACACCCTCATCACCACTCTCCTGCCCATCGGCGACGGGCTGCTCACGGCGGTCAAGCGCTGAGCACTCTTAGTGACGCCTCGCGCAGCGGGCATGCGAAAAGGCGGTACTACCAGACCTGGTAGCGCCGCCTTTGTCGCAATGCGGTGAAGGCTAGGACTAGCCGATGCAACCCTGAATCGCGTCCTCGAGCGCCTTCGCCTCTTCGGCGTTCATCTCGACGACCAGTCGGCCGCCACCCTCAAGCGGCATTCGGAGAAGGATGCTGCGCCCCTCCTTAGTCACCTCGAGCGGTCCGTCACCGGTTCTCGGCTTCATCGCCGCCATGGGATCTCCCTTTCGTTACGCGCGACCTTCTTGAGCGCCGAAGTCACACCATCGTCAAGGTGGCCAGCCGCGAGCGCTCTGCTGTTGTGGCCATTATCTCCCGATACCTCGCCCATTCGGAAATCCCCTCCCCACGAACTACGGCAGACTGTGGACATGCACGCCCGCGCTGCCGTCTTCGACCTCTACGGAGACCACCTCTTTCGGCGCGATTACTGGGCGCCGATCGCCTCCACCGTTCGCCTGCTGGACTCAGTGGACGTACGCCCCGAAGCGGTACGAACCTCGGTTTCCCGGCTCGTACGCGAAGGGTGGTTGGAGCCGGTCGAACGGCACGGGATGCGCGGCTATGTGGCCAGCGCGCGGGCTCGCCGCCGCCTCGACGAGGCTCGGGATCGGATTTACCGCGCGAAGACGCCCACGTGGCAGGGCAGTTGGGACGTCCTGGTCTTTCCCGAACGCATCACTGACCGCAGTCGACGGGCGCGACTGACCGACTCACTCGGCTTCCTCGGCTACGCCCGACTCGCGGCGGATACCTGGATCGCGCCACGTCGATCGGCCGAACTCGCAGAGGCAGTGGCCGGCCTGACCGTTCGCAGTTTCACCGCCACCTATGAGGATGACGGTCGCGAGCTTGCCGCCGCGCTCTGGGATCTGGAGGGCCTCGCACATTCCTACCGCGAGTTCATCGCCTGGGCTCACCGTTTGGCAGCCGAGCCTGCTGGTTTGTCTGATCGGGCCGCCTACGCCGTACGCACTGAACTGGTCCACGAGTGGCGCAAGTTCCTCTTCCGCGACCCTGGGCTGCCCGACGTAGTCCTTCCGGCTGCTTGGCCTGGACGCGACGCCGCCACCTGCTTTGATCAACTCAGCAACGAACTACTTCCGCGAAGTCGTGCCTTCGTGGATGAATGTCTAGCCGACCCGCACGCTGCGCGGCCCTCGATAGAGGCGAACTCGTCTCACCCTCAAGGAGTGTCATGACCGACCTGACCGACCCCACCTCTGCCGTTGTACTCAGTCGCGACGGTGGTGTGGCCACCATTCGCTTCAACCGGCCCGACGCCATGAACAGCGTCAACCTAGCCACCAAGGAGGCTCTGCTCGCTGCCCTTCGTGAGGTGGCCGAGGACTCCTCCGTACGCGCCGTCGTCCTCACCGGATCCGGTCGCGCCTTCTGTGTCGGGCAGGACCTGCGCGAGCACGTGGCCGGCCTGAAGTCGGGTGAGAAGCTCGACAGCACGGTGGCGGATCACTACAACCCGGCGGTGACGCTGATCGCGACCATGAACAAGCCGGTCATCGCCGCACTGAACGGTGTCGCGGCCGGGGCCGGTTCGTCGCTGGCCTTCGCCGCCGACTTCCGCATCCTGGTCGACTCCGCGGGCTTCAACCTGGCCTTCGCCGGCATCGCGCTGTCCTGCGACACCGGCGCCTCCTGGACGCTTCCGCGCCTGGTCGGCGTGGCCAAGGCAAAGGAACTGTTGATGTTCGGTGGAACGATCTCTGCTCAAGAAGCGCTCGACTACGGCCTGGCGACCAAGATTGTCCCCGCCGACGAATTCGACTCGGCCGTCAGCGAGTTCGCACTAAAGCTTGCGTCTGGGCCGACCCTGGCCTACGGCTCCATCCGTCGCGCGGTCACCTTTTCGGTCGGCAACGATCTCGCCGACTCCCTCGCGCATGAAGCCGAACTGATGGCGTTGACGGGTGCATCGGCCGATCATCGCGCTGCCGTGGAGGCCTTTCTGGCCAAGGAGAAGCCAAGCTTCGAAGGCCGTTGATCGCGGCGCTGATCACAGCGCCATCAGGTCGCGATTGCGCATAATGCGCAGCGCTGCGAGGACCAAACCTGCGCCATAGACAGCGAACGGCACCCAGATCTGGGTGGTCGATGCAAGGGCGCCGAACCCCGCGAGAGCCAGCGGCATCAGGCAGTCATCACCCAGGCGCAAAATCGAGGACATCCGGCCAAGGTAGGCGCCGTCGACCGTGGCAGCGAATACGGCGCTGATCAGAGCTGAGGCCACGCCTGCCGTGATGCCAATGACGAACGCTGCCGCTCCGACGGTCCATACCGGCCCGACACCGAGCGCCGCGATCCCAACGCCCTGCACGATCAGTGCGCCGAAACCCACGGCGGCAGGTCGCGGTGGACGCCACCGGATGACGGCGATCGCGCCGACGGCAGCTCCCAGTCCACCCATAGCGGTCAGCAACCCAACCGAGGAAGCACCCCACCCAGCTTCCTTGGCGCGCAACGCTATTCCTATTCCGCTGGCCGGCGTGACGGCAAGGTTGACCCCGGAGAGCGCGATGACCAGCGAGCGCGTGGTCGGCGCTTGTTTGAGGTGACGGAAGCCGCCCCGCACTGCTCGCCACGGCGATTCGGGTTCGGCCCGTGGGAGCGCGAATCGCGGCACCAGCCAGAACGTGGCGACGAGGAAAATCAGCACAAAGGTGACCGCGTTGAGCGATGCACTGCCGCCAAGCCCGGCGTACGCCACCAGCGCACCACCTGAGGCTGCGCCGAGCGTCGACCCGAGTCGCCCGCCGGTCTGCATACTCGCCATATAGGCGGGCAGGTCTTCGGTTCGGACCAGTTGCCGGGCGAGGGTGCTCGACGCCGGGTCAAAGATCGCGTCGCACAAGCCGAAAGACACCGCGGCCGCGACCAACAGGGGCACTGTCGGCTCCCCGCTAAGCATCCAGCCCACCACACCGAGAAGGATGATGACGCGAATAAGACTGGTGCTGAGGATGATTCGGCGTGTGTCGAGGCGATCGGCAAGTACTCCGCCATACAACAGGACCGCGGCGCGCGGAATCGTGCCTGCGGCCACGATGAGGCCAGCGACTGCCGGTGTTGCAATCTGAATGACGGTCCATGCGATAGCGATCGTCCAGGCTGCGTCGCCGGCGTCGGACAGCGCCCGCCCACCAATCCATAAGTGCGCCAAACGATCCCGTCGGAGAGGCGGTGGCTCACGGAGCACGACGAGCTCCGCACTAGCGGTCATGTCAGATTTCCGTCGGAAAGCCGTGCGCGAAGGTGAAGATCGGGCGACGTTCTTGGCCGTCGGAACGGTCGATGGCTTGCCGCCACTCCCGGGTTGTCTCCGCAAGTCGGCCCGATAGGTCACTAAGTTCTTCAGGTGTGGCCCACGCGAGACTGTCATTGCTGAAGGCGGCGCCAGCCCAGGCAGGTGAGGCGCTGTCGCGCCGATCCAGCCACTGCTTCAGCCTGGTGAATTGATGGGTGAGGTTGGCGCGTACGGCGTCCCGCGCCTGCATCCGCTGCGCAGGCGAGGAGAAGTCATCCGGTGACCAGGCGAATTTCGTACGCGTGAGCCGCCACCAACTTGTCCGCCCGTCGGACCCCGGGTCGGCAACCTGCTCCACCACGCCTGCCTTGCGCAGCATGCGGAGATGGTGGCTGACACTGCCAACCTGCAGATCGAGCGCAGCAGCAATCGTTCCAACCTGCGCGGTCTCGTGCAGTACCAGGTGGTCGACGAGTCGACGCCGAGTCGGGTGATGGATCGCCACCACGACGTTGATGTTCTCCATGCTCACCACGCTAGGACCAGCCGAAGTGACGTACAAGAGTTCTTGTATATCCCGGATTACCAGACTAAATGGGGTTATCTGACGGTGGGGCGAGTCGCAATAACTCCCAGACCCACCACACTTGCCAAGCCAGCCCGAGCAGCACCAGAACGCTGGCGCGCAGCCCGACGAACCTCATACGAGAACGCGGATCTGAGGCCAGCCAGCCGCCACCAATGAGCACGACGGCCAGCGGGAAAATGAAGAGCAGATAGCGATACAGCGAGGTCCAGACGTCCAGCACTGCCGCCAGGTAAAGCAGGTATCCAAGGGTCCAGACTCTCAGCTCAGGACCCAGCGCGGCAGCCCACGGACCCGCCATCGCCGCGATGATCAGCACCGTTGCGAGGACCAGGACCAGTGGCCCGGCGACGTCGCCGAGGGCATATCGCGCGTTGTCGAACCACGGCGCAAACGGAACGATCTCGCCCGAAGCTCGCCAGGTTGCCATCGTGTCGGTGTAGGCGCTGCTCTCCCCGGTCCGCCATCCCACGTAGGTCGGCCACATCAAACCGGACAGACCACACGCGATCAGCGAGCTGGCCATTCCCGCATAAGTGGACCGATCGATCGGTCGGTCGGCGCGGGAGCGCCACCGCCAGATCACCGCGACCAGCGCGACCAGGCCGAGCGGTAGGGCGACCGGGCGCGCGATTCCCGTGAGCAGCGCAAGCGCCGTGGCCAGCCACCATTTCTCCCGGGTCAGCGCCAGGAGAAAGGCACACAGCAGCAACATTGCCAAGGACTCGGTGTAGGCCAACTGCAGCGTCGGCGAAGGTGGCGAGGCGGCATAGACGGCGACCGCGCAGAAGGCCACGAACGGGCCCACCTTGTCGCGCAGAAGCACCGCCATCACCAGAGCGGCGCCGGCCCCAAGCGCCAGCGCGAGGAGCGGTGCAGCCACGGGGAAAGACAGTCCCGTGATGGCCATGACGGCTCGCACCAGCATCGGATAGAGCGGATAGAACGCCCACTGGTTCTGCTGGAGGTCGCCCGCCGCGTTCCGAGGCAGCTCGCTCGGGTATCCCTCCTCGACGATCCTGAAATACCAGTCGCCGTCCCAGATCCGGGTCATGTCGAAGTAGCCGACTCCGTCCTCGCCAGCCCCGCGCGGAACACCTGCCGGGTCTTGCGAGTCGGCGACGATGCTGATGACCACGAACGAGAAAAACCGCAACAGCAGGTATGCCGACAGCACCGCCGGGAGGAACCACCGACGAATCACTTCGACTCCCCTACCCAGCACCCTTCCAGGTGGTCGTCGACCAGGCCGCATGCCTGCATCGCGGCGTACATCGTGGTGGGTCCGACGTGCTTAAACCCGGCCTGCTTCAGTCGCTTCGCTAGCGCCTTGGAGATGTCGGTCTGTGCAGGTACCTCGCCCATCCCGGCCGGTCGCGACCGCGACGGAGGTTGGAAGCTCCAGAAAATCTCATCAAGGCCACCCTGGGCGCGCAGGTCGAGGACCGCCCGGGCGTTGGCGATCGTCGCGTCGACCTTGCGGGCGTTGCGCACGATTCCGGCATCGGCCATGAGCCGCTCCACGTCTGCCTGGCCGAACTCCGCCACCCGCTCAGGATCAAAGTCGGCAAAGGCCGCTCGGAACGCTGGCCGCTTGCGCAGAATGGTGATCCACGACAGCCCAGACTGGAAGGCTTCCAGGCTGATGCGTTCGTACAGCGCCTGCTCACCATGCACCGCGCGGCCCCACTCCGTGTCGTGGTAGGCGATGTAATCGGGGGTACCGAGCGACCACGAGCACCTCAGTCGTCCATCGGGTCCGGGCTGCGGCCCGTCGCTCATGAGGTCTCGCCTTCGGCATCACGGGTCAAGCCAGTGGCGAGCCGAGCGATCATGGCGTGGGTCATCGCCCGAGATGCCGCGCCTTCGATGCGGCCGAGTCCGGGCACTCGTGCCACGGGACTCACGATCTCCTCGCGCCACACCACCTCGCTACGGCCGGGGGCGATGGCCTTGACCGTGATCTCCGCCCACCCGGTGAGGGCACTACCGCGCTTCTCCAGTCGCACGCGCCCGGCGCCACTCACCGGCGGCTCCCACTGCGTGACTTCCATCAGGTCGCGCAGTCGAATCGGGCCCAGCGCGGTCACGGCGAGGAACTGCTGCCCGACCCCCGCAGCGCCCTGCACGGTGACGTCGGTCAACCACACGTGATCTCCATGCCGTGTCCAGTCGGTGACGACATCCCACACCTCCTGAACCTCGCCAACCACCTCACGGCGTACCTGCGCAACGCTCACTCGGATTCGTCCTCATCGTCAGCACGCGGTGCCAGGAGCGCATCGGGCCAGTCCTGGCCGCGCAGCCGCGCAATCTCGCGATCACGCTCAGCAAGTTCGTCTCGCAAGCGATCAATGACGTGATCTACCTGGGTCATGCGATATCCGCGCATCGTCTGGTCGAACCGCAGGCTTTCCAGCGCGTCATCACTGATCGGCCCAGCCGGAAGTCCCTCATAGGGGGTGGTGGCTGTCGGGTCGTCCATGGGGGTCGCCGGGATGCGACCGATGGCGACCGCGACCGCCAGACCGACCACGACCACCAAGAGCGCGAGAACGAATGCCACGTCACGACCATAAGCGACACGTATGTCAGCCCCGGCACGCGCCAGGTCTCTGGGCTCCCGTCACGCATCACTCGTATCGAATCGCCCGCGCTACCTGCTCCGTATGCTCATCTCCATCATCCGGCTCGAAGGAGAATCGTCATGGCTGCAGACGGACCCGTGGACATGGTCACCCAGGGCAATACCCAGCGTGAAATCTGCAACGCCCTGTTCCGCGGTTTGTCCGCATCGACCTGGTTGGAGGCCAAGGTCTATTTCGCCCAGGCAGGTGACCGCGTCACAGGCACGATGGTCGTGATCGACGACCGGGGCCACCAGGAGTCCCGCCCGGTTCCAGGGGAGCTCTTTCCCTTGCTCCTTCGGCTTCGGGATGAGATGTGGAACCCCCAGACGCTGCCCTGGTATCACGTCATGGTCACCATGTCCCCGGACGGCCAGGCACGCTTCTTCTTCAACTACGAGCGACGGTTTGACCTCAACCGGCCGCGCCTCGACTACCACGCGGTGACCGACAACCCCGACCCCACCGATGCGGACCTGATCGCCGACTTGGCGCTCTTCCCGCGAAGCCCCGAGCACATCCCGTCGTGGTATCCACGACCGGAAGACCTGCCGACGCCACCAGTGGACGCTCCGGCACAAGAAGAGCCGGCGCAGGAGCCCGCACCCAAGAAACGTGGGCTCGGACGGTTCTTCGGGCGGTCTTAGTCCTGGTCCACCCGCGGAGCTGGTGCGGACACGCTGGTGACCCGGCGCACCGCCTCGGCCGGATCGTCCACGACCTGCAACATGTCCAGGTCGCGCTCGCCGATCATGCCTTCCGCGAGCAGGCTCGAACGCACCCACTCCAGCATCGGCTCCCAGAATGCGCGCCCGACCAGCACGATCGGGAAGGCCGTGACCTTGCGGGTTTGGACGAGGGTGACCGCCTCGAATAGTTCATCGAGGGTGCCGAAACCGCCTGGCAGTACCAGGAATCCCTCGGCGTACTTCACGAACATCGTCTTGCGGGCGAAGAAGTAACGGAAGTTGACCCCGATGTCGACGTACTCGTTCACGCCAGTCTCGAACGGCAACTCGATGCCCAGACCGACACTGACCCCACCCGCCTCGCGGGCACCCTTGTTCGCCGCCTCCATCGCGCCGGGGCCACCGCCGGTGATGACGGCATACCCGGCTTCGGTCAGGAGCCGACCGACCTCGACGCCGAGTTCATAGAACGGCGTGCCGGTCTTGGTACGCGCCGATCCGAACACACTGATCGCCGGCCCAAGCTCGGCGAGCGTGCCGAATCCCTCAACGAACTCGCTCTGGATGCGCAGCACCCGCCACGGGTCGGTATGCACCCAGTCCGCACCATCGGAGCGGTCGAGTAGTCGTTGATCGGTGGTCGTCTGAGGAACGTGCTTTCCCCTCAACGTCGTGGCGCCCTTGTAGTACTCGTGCGGCGTCTGTTGATCAGTCATGGCCTAACCCTCCAGCCAGCGGCGCAGCGCCGCTTCGGCATCAATGATCTGCTGCTCCGGGCAACGTTCGTCGTCGGTATGCGCAAGGTTGGGGTCGCCCGGACCAAAGTTGACCGCCGGTACGCCTAGCGTGCTGAACCGCGCCACGTCGGTCCATCCCTGCTTCGCGGTCACGGGCAGCCCCAGCGCGTCGACGAAGGCCCGTGCCGCAGGCCGGTCCAGACCCGGCCGGGCGCCATCGGCCAGGTCGTTTACCGAGACGTCGTAACTGTCAAAGAAGGTCCGGACGTAGGCGAGCGCCTCCTCGCCGGACTTGGTTGGTGCAAACCGGTAATTGACTGTCACCGTGCACGCATCGGGAATCACATTGCGGGCGACACCACCCGAGATCAGCACCGCATTGAGCGCCTCGTGGTAGTCGAGTCCGTCGACCGTGACGGTCTGTGGTTCGTAGGCACGCAATCGCTCCAAGATGTCGGACGCATCGT
Protein-coding regions in this window:
- a CDS encoding S1C family serine protease, which gives rise to MSDEDQFTAPLNVERTDRQSQVAPVEQQAPHAPRWRTPRRPAPAAPPAPAPRPGMPSPSHGPGGAGPVGPGAPVSPAPKPRGGGRWLVVGALIVGLLAGLVGGFGGARLADRGERSADTVSDTIDVGKVAASVLPGVVTLKVGDGERTGGGSGFVIRADGYILTNNHVAAAAKGGTIRAVFADGGEAPAKIIGQDASYDLAVVKVDKTGLKPLSFAESSKVRVGDPVVAVGAPLGLESTVTSGIVSALDRPVVAGQSQDQASYINAIQTDAAINPGNSGGPLLDEEGRVMGINTAIARTPGSTSGSQGNIGLGFAIPATTAKRASEQLINTGKVSRPELGAQLDLNYTGEGAKVGDDPGVTEGGPADKAGIKNGDIILRIGDRKITSPDMLIVSIRSKAVGDSVSMLVRSGDKERTVDVVLTGATE
- a CDS encoding O-methyltransferase; this encodes MSTMRPTTWAYAAEFPIEPEPIEAARLRGEELGCTPVDAAVGATLSVLAAAAAARAVVEIGSGAGSSGLWLLRGMPRDGILTTIDINAEHQRAAKQAYTAAGVPSQRVRAIIGSALAVLPRLADGAYDLVLVDGHKPEYPTYVEEAIRLLRPGGVLVCDNMLWHDKVADPAVRDDTTVLLRDLGKQLRADDTLITTLLPIGDGLLTAVKR
- the sigE gene encoding RNA polymerase sigma factor SigE, which translates into the protein MNEPLRGRPRTEVPDEAPPGWEPPTWEEIVTTHSARVYRLAYRLTGNVHDAEDLTHDVFVRVFRSLHSYRPGTFEGWLHRITTNVFLDKMRRKQRIRFDALADDAAARLPSREIGPEQAYTDAQFDDDVQRALDGLSPDFRAAVVLCDIEGLSYDEVAATLGIKLGTVRSRIHRGRAQLRADLAHRDPAIRAGRTNLPAMSAQAATGQVVAGTS
- a CDS encoding anti-sigma factor family protein — protein: MTVGPRYLRDHRESGGHLGDLVHDYVDDLLDPPVAHRADQHLLVCALCRHEVEQERRLINQLRGHHPDPVRHQSLVDGLIGLADHEPIPRPPAGPPLVTQGAPPQHHSARTSVTAALVAVVGCAGVALVVSSSPVRPGQNPRVAPAQVQIRPVVSSGGVGTSAVSRADLDASASFAQPRASVPIPSAGAAIKRP
- a CDS encoding enoyl-CoA hydratase/isomerase family protein gives rise to the protein MTDLTDPTSAVVLSRDGGVATIRFNRPDAMNSVNLATKEALLAALREVAEDSSVRAVVLTGSGRAFCVGQDLREHVAGLKSGEKLDSTVADHYNPAVTLIATMNKPVIAALNGVAAGAGSSLAFAADFRILVDSAGFNLAFAGIALSCDTGASWTLPRLVGVAKAKELLMFGGTISAQEALDYGLATKIVPADEFDSAVSEFALKLASGPTLAYGSIRRAVTFSVGNDLADSLAHEAELMALTGASADHRAAVEAFLAKEKPSFEGR
- a CDS encoding PaaX family transcriptional regulator; the encoded protein is MHARAAVFDLYGDHLFRRDYWAPIASTVRLLDSVDVRPEAVRTSVSRLVREGWLEPVERHGMRGYVASARARRRLDEARDRIYRAKTPTWQGSWDVLVFPERITDRSRRARLTDSLGFLGYARLAADTWIAPRRSAELAEAVAGLTVRSFTATYEDDGRELAAALWDLEGLAHSYREFIAWAHRLAAEPAGLSDRAAYAVRTELVHEWRKFLFRDPGLPDVVLPAAWPGRDAATCFDQLSNELLPRSRAFVDECLADPHAARPSIEANSSHPQGVS
- a CDS encoding MFS transporter, whose amino-acid sequence is MTASAELVVLREPPPLRRDRLAHLWIGGRALSDAGDAAWTIAIAWTVIQIATPAVAGLIVAAGTIPRAAVLLYGGVLADRLDTRRIILSTSLIRVIILLGVVGWMLSGEPTVPLLVAAAVSFGLCDAIFDPASSTLARQLVRTEDLPAYMASMQTGGRLGSTLGAASGGALVAYAGLGGSASLNAVTFVLIFLVATFWLVPRFALPRAEPESPWRAVRGGFRHLKQAPTTRSLVIALSGVNLAVTPASGIGIALRAKEAGWGASSVGLLTAMGGLGAAVGAIAVIRWRPPRPAAVGFGALIVQGVGIAALGVGPVWTVGAAAFVIGITAGVASALISAVFAATVDGAYLGRMSSILRLGDDCLMPLALAGFGALASTTQIWVPFAVYGAGLVLAALRIMRNRDLMAL
- a CDS encoding P-loop NTPase translates to MGRMPSSPSQDTVLAALATVDDPEIRRPITDLGMVEDVEISDSGHVRVTILLTIAGCPMKATLTERTTAAVQKVEGVTGVEVRLGVMSDDQRTALKEQLRGGQAEKEIPFAKPGSLTRVYAVASGKGGVGKSSVTVNLAASLAAQGFSVGVVDADIYGFSVPRMLGVEHKPTQVDDMILPPVSHDVKVISIGMFVPGNQPVVWRGPMLHRALQQFLADVFWGDLDILLLDLPPGTGDIAISVAQLIPGAEILVITTPQQAAAEVAERAGAIALQTKQRIAGVVENMSWLELPDGTRQEIFGRGGGQVVADSLTRSVGANVPLLGQIPLDTRLRECADRGTPVVLEDPTSAAAAALNGIARSLGTRSRGLAGRSLGLTPAGR
- a CDS encoding DUF3117 domain-containing protein encodes the protein MAAMKPRTGDGPLEVTKEGRSILLRMPLEGGGRLVVEMNAEEAKALEDAIQGCIG